Proteins from a genomic interval of Benincasa hispida cultivar B227 chromosome 7, ASM972705v1, whole genome shotgun sequence:
- the LOC120081241 gene encoding protein DETOXIFICATION 12-like — protein sequence MADSPLLEWADNRRDSTWAAFFGEVKTVAFLAAPLAAINLSQFLIQTGSLMIVGHLDELSLSSTAIAVSLAAVTGFSVLIGMGSALETLCGQAYGAGQYKKFGSHIYTAMVCLLVVCLPITLLWINMGKLLVLIGQDPLISREAGKFMIWLIPGLIAFAFLQPLMRYFQMQVLVIPMLVISWITFCLHIPLCWILVYKTGLHNLGGALAMSISYWLNVILMALYMKFSPKCEKTRSAISMELFKGIGVFLHFAIPSAVMTCLSWWSFELIILLSGLLPNPELESSVLSVCFNTLTTVFTLAYGIGSSGSTRVSNELGAGKPQAARVAAGAAIFLAVTEIIIVSMVLFALRHVFGYAFSSEKEVVDYVAIMAPLVCISIILDAVQGTISGIIRGCGWQRIGAYINLGAFYLCGNPVAVALGFWANLGGWGMWIGIQSGAFLQMLLLVVVMSRINWNKQAEAARERIFDGKDLVNKYEEQSVLC from the exons ATGGCCGACTCGCCACTGCTGGAATGGGCGGACAATCGCAGAGATTCGACGTGGGCTGCTTTCTTTGGGGAGGTCAAGACTGTTGCCTTCTTAGCCGCTCCATTGGCTGCTATCAATCTCTCTCAGTTCTTGATTCAGACTGGTTCTTTGATGATTGTTGGTCATCTcgatgaactctctctttccaGTACCGCTATAGCTGTTTCTTTAGCTGCTGTTACTGGATTCAGTGTGCTT ATAGGTATGGGTAGTGCCCTTGAAACTCTATGTGGGCAAGCTTATGGCGCAGgacaatataaaaaatttgggAGTCATATTTACACTGCTATGGTGTGTCTCCTAGTAGTTTGCCTCCCTATAACTCTGTTATGGATCAACATGGGGAAGCTACTTGTTTTGATTGGCCAAGATCCTTTGATATCACGTGAAGCTGGGAAGTTTATGATTTGGCTTATTCCTGGGCTCATTGCTTTTGCATTTCTGCAGCCACTTATGAGATATTTTCAGATGCAAGTTTTAGTGATTCCCATGCTTGTAATTAGTTGGATCACATTTTGTCTGCACATACCCCTCTGTTGGATTTTGGTGTATAAAACAGGACTCCATAACCTTGGTGGAGCTTTAGCCATGAGTATTTCATATTGGTTGAATGTGATTTTGATGGCCTTATATATGAAATTTTCTCCCAAGTGTGAAAAAACTCGTAGTGCAATTTCTATGGAGCTTTTTAAAGGAATTGGAGTTTTCCTTCACTTTGCTATCCCTTCTGCAGTAATGACTTG CCTTAGTTGGTGGTCATTTGAGTTGATTATCTTATTGTCTGGGCTTCTACCAAATCCAGAGCTTGAATCTTCAGTTCTATCTGTTTG CTTCAATACCTTGACAACAGTATTTACATTAGCATATGGAATCGGCAGTTCAGGCAG TACCAGAGTTTCAAATGAACTAGGAGCTGGGAAGCCACAAGCTGCTCGTGTAGCTGCTGGAGCAGCAATATTTCTTGCAGTTACAGAGATCATCATAGTGAGCATGGTCCTCTTTGCACTTCGTCATGTTTTCGGTTATGCTTTCAGCAGCGAAAAGGAAGTTGTGGATTATGTTGCCATCATGGCTCCCCTAGTTTGTATATCAATCATATTGGATGCCGTTCAAGGGACCATTTCAG GTATTATAAGAGGATGTGGTTGGCAGCGTATAGGGGCTTATATAAATTTAGGGGCTTTCTATCTTTGTGGAAATCCAGTTGCTGTAGCTCTTGGTTTCTGGGCAAATTTAGGAGGGTGGGGCATGTGGATTGGCATCCAATCTGGGGCTTTCTTGCAGATGCTTCTACTCGTGGTCGTCATGAGCCGAATTAATTGGAACAAACAG GCAGAAGCAGCAAGGGAGAGGATCTTTGATGGAAAAGACTTGGTAAATAAATATGAGGAACAAAGTGTTTTGTGCTAG